The Hymenobacter sp. GOD-10R genome includes a window with the following:
- the mdh gene encoding malate dehydrogenase → MKVTVVGAGNVGATCADVLATREIANEVVLVDIKEGFAEGKALDIWQKSPVIGYDSRTIGVTGDYSRTADSEVVVITSGLPRKPGMSRDDLISTNAGIVKSVTEQVVKYSPNAIIIVVSNPLDVMTYQAHLTSGLPRDKVFGMAGILDTARYRAFLAEALNVSPKDIQAVLMGGHGDTMVPLPRYTTVGGIPVTELIGKEALDAIVQRTAVGGGELVKLMGTSAWYAPGAAAAQMVEAIVRDQRRVFPVCLKLEGEYGIDGVYLGAPVILGKNGIEKVLELQLNAEEKALLETSRGHVKEVMDALDKMASATA, encoded by the coding sequence ATGAAAGTAACTGTAGTTGGAGCCGGAAACGTAGGCGCCACCTGTGCCGACGTTCTCGCCACCCGCGAAATCGCCAATGAAGTTGTATTAGTGGATATCAAGGAAGGTTTTGCCGAAGGCAAGGCACTCGATATCTGGCAGAAATCACCCGTTATCGGCTACGACTCCCGCACCATCGGAGTAACCGGTGACTATAGCCGCACCGCCGACTCGGAAGTGGTCGTTATTACCTCGGGGCTACCGCGCAAGCCCGGCATGAGCCGCGATGACCTGATTTCAACTAACGCGGGCATCGTGAAATCGGTCACGGAGCAAGTGGTGAAGTACTCGCCCAATGCCATCATCATCGTAGTGAGCAATCCGCTCGACGTGATGACCTATCAGGCGCACCTCACGTCAGGGTTGCCACGGGATAAGGTATTTGGCATGGCCGGCATCCTAGATACGGCCCGCTACCGCGCTTTCCTGGCTGAAGCGCTCAACGTGAGTCCGAAAGATATTCAGGCGGTACTTATGGGCGGCCACGGCGATACCATGGTACCCCTACCCCGCTACACCACTGTAGGCGGCATCCCGGTAACCGAACTGATTGGTAAAGAAGCTCTAGATGCTATCGTGCAGCGCACCGCAGTAGGTGGCGGCGAGCTAGTGAAATTGATGGGCACCTCGGCGTGGTATGCACCCGGCGCGGCAGCCGCCCAGATGGTAGAAGCTATTGTGCGCGACCAACGCCGCGTGTTCCCCGTATGCCTGAAGCTGGAAGGCGAGTACGGCATTGATGGCGTGTACCTAGGTGCCCCAGTTATCCTAGGCAAAAACGGTATCGAAAAGGTGCTAGAGCTTCAGCTCAATGCAGAAGAGAAAGCACTGCTCGAAACGTCGCGGGGCCATGTGAAGGAAGTGATGGATGCGCTGGATAAAATGGCATCAGCCACTGCGTAA
- a CDS encoding rhomboid family intramembrane serine protease has protein sequence MSILNDIRTAFDRRDNALNQLLLINVLVFVALILIRVVTFIGGSGELYEDVVRIFSLPSEPDALLRRPWTVLTYAFLHQGFLHIIFNLLNLYWFGSLVREYLGDRKLVSLYILGALVGAVFFLLSYNLIPVFRMGPPAEVLGASGAVTAIIVGAATLLPDYTFNLFLFGPVRIKYIAAVVVLISLAGIDGGNAGGEIAHIGGAVLGFVFIKQLQRGTDLGRPVQAVGDFVGSVFSGRPRLRVTHRGRTEEPTSARRGTVVKPEQDEIDLILDKISRSGYESLSKDEKQKLFRASQK, from the coding sequence ATGAGTATTCTCAATGACATTCGCACTGCCTTCGACCGCCGTGATAATGCGCTGAACCAGCTGCTGCTGATCAACGTGCTGGTGTTCGTGGCTTTGATTCTGATCAGAGTCGTGACATTTATCGGCGGTAGCGGCGAGTTGTATGAAGATGTCGTGCGCATCTTTAGCCTGCCCTCGGAGCCAGACGCGTTGCTGCGCCGCCCTTGGACGGTGCTCACGTATGCTTTCCTACACCAAGGCTTTCTGCACATTATTTTCAACTTACTAAACCTCTACTGGTTTGGCTCGCTGGTGCGTGAGTACCTCGGCGACCGGAAACTGGTGAGCCTTTACATCCTAGGTGCATTAGTAGGGGCGGTGTTCTTTCTGCTCAGCTACAACCTGATTCCGGTCTTCCGCATGGGGCCGCCAGCCGAAGTGCTAGGTGCTTCGGGTGCCGTAACGGCCATCATCGTGGGCGCGGCCACGTTGCTGCCAGATTATACGTTCAACTTGTTTCTGTTCGGGCCCGTCCGCATTAAGTACATCGCGGCCGTTGTTGTTCTCATTTCTCTAGCTGGCATCGATGGAGGAAATGCGGGTGGCGAAATAGCCCACATTGGCGGCGCCGTTCTAGGTTTTGTGTTTATCAAGCAGCTACAGCGTGGCACCGACCTAGGTCGTCCGGTGCAAGCCGTTGGCGATTTTGTCGGTAGCGTGTTTAGCGGCCGGCCGCGGCTGCGAGTTACCCACCGTGGCCGAACGGAGGAACCCACTTCTGCCCGTCGCGGCACGGTAGTGAAGCCTGAACAGGATGAGATTGATCTGATCCTAGATAAGATTTCGCGTTCAGGCTACGAGAGCTTATCAAAAGACGAAAAGCAAAAGCTGTTTCGGGCGAGCCAGAAATAA
- a CDS encoding rhomboid family intramembrane serine protease, with protein sequence MFNLTPTVRLLLFINVGIYLLQTQLGPQVSLFGALYPIGSIHFQLWQFLTYMFLHGSWGHILSNMFGLISFGPLLEQRWGGERFLVFWLICGLGAGMLYSSVKYYELHQMNEARIAFKEHPTGVGLVDFFENYYPEASGYQTVASALQRNPNDQGLISSANETLQAVYSESLNSPNAGMLGASGALFGLLFAFGYLFPNTELMLLFFPFPIKAKYFVTLYALYELYGGIHRTPGDNVAHFAHLGGLLIGFIVLKFWERGRSQFY encoded by the coding sequence ATGTTCAATCTTACCCCGACGGTTCGGCTTCTCCTGTTTATCAACGTCGGTATCTACCTGTTGCAAACTCAGCTAGGGCCGCAAGTGTCATTGTTTGGAGCGCTGTATCCGATTGGCTCTATTCACTTTCAACTCTGGCAGTTTCTGACCTACATGTTCTTGCATGGTAGCTGGGGGCATATTCTGTCGAACATGTTCGGCTTGATCTCCTTCGGCCCACTACTGGAGCAACGCTGGGGAGGAGAACGGTTCCTGGTATTCTGGCTGATTTGCGGCCTAGGTGCGGGGATGCTTTACTCTAGCGTAAAGTACTACGAGCTGCATCAAATGAACGAGGCGCGAATTGCATTTAAGGAGCACCCAACGGGCGTTGGCTTGGTAGATTTCTTCGAGAACTACTACCCCGAAGCTAGTGGTTATCAAACAGTCGCATCGGCGCTACAGCGGAACCCTAACGATCAAGGGCTTATCAGTTCGGCCAACGAGACATTACAGGCTGTGTATAGCGAAAGCCTCAACTCGCCGAATGCTGGGATGCTAGGTGCTTCGGGGGCACTGTTCGGACTCTTGTTTGCGTTTGGCTATTTATTCCCGAACACGGAGCTCATGTTGCTCTTCTTTCCCTTTCCAATTAAAGCCAAGTATTTTGTCACGCTTTATGCGCTCTACGAGCTGTACGGGGGTATTCATCGCACCCCAGGCGACAATGTGGCGCACTTCGCTCATTTGGGCGGATTGTTGATTGGCTTTATTGTGTTAAAATTCTGGGAGCGGGGCCGCTCGCAGTTTTATTGA
- the mutL gene encoding DNA mismatch repair endonuclease MutL, which produces MADVIQLLPEYLANQIAAGEVVQRPASVVKELLENAVDAKATQVRLIIKEAGKQLVQVVDNGAGMSPTDARMSLERHATSKIRSTEDLFKIRTLGFRGEALASIAAVSQLELRTKQRDYDTGTLLLVEGSQVTSQQPVACPDGTSISVKNLFYNVPARRNFLKSNAVEMRHILDEFQHVALANPQISFSLHQNELEVFNLPAGKLSQRIVALLGNGYKEQLAQCEEVTPFISVKGYIGKPESAKKSRGDQFFFVNNRFIRSAYLNHAVLAAYEGLLPRDTHPFYVLFLELDPKTIDINVHPTKTEIKFEDEKTVYAIVRAAVKQSLGIHNMAPSLDFEGDVNFAPIQPLRISDTAKNSFDTNFRPDALASAAARAAATPKEASSAKEKVIPERNVPPRPTEEAKRGLEDFYRSLGQTVVPDVPATPPTNPFAKDNPALPRPAEPTEPAAAELPLRESSSGPGNRVVQVNQQYLLVPVKSGVMLIDQAAARERILYEQYTQALERESGLSQTLLFPRTVTFSPQDFAVLREVTDSLHALGFRFTEFGPNTIAVEGIPADVPARDEKELFEGLIEQFRMNASSVRLDRREQMARALARRVASSSTGSRLAEVEMNTLVDKLFACSVPSYTPDGRRTLVLLELSQLQEFFRKG; this is translated from the coding sequence ATGGCGGACGTGATTCAGTTGCTCCCTGAGTACCTTGCCAATCAGATTGCGGCAGGCGAGGTGGTGCAACGCCCGGCCTCAGTGGTCAAAGAGTTGTTGGAAAATGCTGTGGATGCTAAAGCCACGCAGGTTCGCTTGATCATCAAGGAAGCGGGCAAGCAGCTCGTGCAAGTAGTCGACAACGGCGCGGGCATGTCGCCCACCGATGCGCGGATGAGCTTGGAGCGCCATGCCACCAGCAAGATCCGTTCGACGGAAGACTTGTTTAAGATTCGGACCCTAGGTTTTCGCGGCGAAGCGCTGGCCAGTATTGCCGCTGTGTCGCAGCTCGAGTTGCGCACCAAGCAGCGCGACTACGATACCGGCACGCTGCTGCTGGTGGAAGGCTCGCAGGTAACCAGCCAGCAGCCTGTGGCCTGCCCCGATGGCACGAGCATCTCGGTGAAAAACCTCTTCTACAATGTGCCCGCTCGGCGTAATTTCTTGAAGAGCAACGCTGTAGAGATGCGTCACATCCTGGATGAGTTTCAGCACGTGGCGCTGGCTAACCCACAGATTTCCTTCTCCCTGCACCAGAATGAGTTAGAAGTGTTCAACCTACCGGCTGGTAAGCTCAGCCAGCGGATTGTGGCGCTGCTTGGCAATGGCTACAAAGAACAGCTAGCTCAGTGCGAGGAAGTGACGCCGTTTATCAGCGTGAAAGGCTACATCGGCAAGCCCGAGTCAGCGAAGAAGAGCCGCGGTGACCAGTTCTTCTTTGTTAATAACCGCTTCATTCGCTCGGCTTACCTGAACCACGCCGTGCTAGCTGCCTATGAAGGCCTATTGCCCCGCGATACGCACCCCTTCTACGTGCTGTTTCTGGAACTTGACCCCAAAACGATTGACATCAACGTGCACCCCACAAAGACGGAAATCAAGTTTGAGGACGAGAAGACCGTGTACGCTATTGTGCGAGCAGCTGTGAAGCAGTCATTGGGGATTCACAATATGGCGCCTTCCCTGGATTTTGAGGGGGACGTCAACTTTGCGCCCATCCAGCCGCTACGTATTTCCGATACCGCAAAAAATAGCTTCGATACAAACTTCCGCCCTGATGCGTTGGCTTCGGCCGCGGCTCGGGCGGCGGCTACGCCGAAGGAAGCTAGCTCGGCCAAGGAAAAGGTTATCCCCGAGCGGAATGTACCACCGCGCCCAACAGAAGAAGCCAAGCGTGGCTTAGAGGATTTCTACCGCTCCCTGGGCCAGACGGTGGTGCCCGACGTGCCCGCCACTCCTCCGACGAATCCCTTCGCGAAAGACAATCCTGCTCTGCCGAGGCCAGCAGAACCAACCGAACCTGCGGCGGCCGAATTGCCGCTGCGCGAGAGCAGCAGCGGTCCTGGCAACCGAGTGGTGCAGGTAAACCAGCAGTACCTGTTGGTGCCAGTAAAGTCGGGTGTGATGCTGATCGACCAAGCAGCGGCACGGGAGCGTATTCTGTATGAGCAATATACGCAGGCGCTGGAGCGAGAGAGTGGCCTGTCGCAGACGTTGTTGTTTCCGCGGACCGTTACCTTTTCGCCCCAGGATTTTGCGGTGCTGCGCGAAGTAACCGATTCGTTGCATGCCCTAGGTTTCCGTTTTACGGAGTTCGGCCCCAACACCATCGCCGTGGAAGGCATCCCGGCCGACGTACCTGCCCGCGACGAGAAGGAACTGTTCGAAGGCCTGATCGAACAATTTCGCATGAATGCTAGCTCGGTGCGGCTCGACCGTCGGGAGCAAATGGCGCGTGCTCTGGCCCGGCGAGTAGCTAGTAGCAGCACCGGTAGTCGGCTAGCAGAAGTAGAAATGAACACCCTCGTCGACAAATTATTTGCGTGCTCGGTACCTAGCTACACGCCCGACGGCCGCCGCACGTTGGTCTTGCTGGAACTTAGTCAGTTACAAGAGTTTTTTCGTAAGGGGTAG
- a CDS encoding glycoside hydrolase family 3 N-terminal domain-containing protein: MLKDFRIRLLLLLLAVTGLLISSSAPNDKGERPITAAEQNWVDSVMNTLTPDQRIGQLFMVAAYSNKDKKHAQHIDDLVRNYHIGGLMFLQGGPRRQAILTNRYQAEAKVPLLIALDAEWGLDMRLDSSMHFAKEMTLGATDDDQYVYQMGREIALKMKTLGVQVSFSPVIDVNSNPANPVIGNRSFGENKDQVSKLGVAYIKGLQDHGIIAVAKHFPGHGDTDIDSHVSLPVINTDMARFTNIDLYPFQQSFEAGVMGVMVAHLYMPLFDTVRTQATTLSRNLVTGLLKEKMAYKGLVFTDALNMRSVANLYKPGEVDAMALVAGNDVLLFSEDVPIAQQKIREAITTGRITQEEIDFRVRKILRAKYWAGLNHYRPVDLPNLMQNLNRPLSRTVQQQIYEHAVTVAKNEDKLLPFTRLDTLRIAAVTIGSPVGSTYGDMMNKYQAGPVYSVPNRYAVDSTFARIATQLAPYNTVVVSLHNMNNTPTHSYGIGEGALKFLQQLQANKRIKTVVVAMGNAYSLKYLEGARTLVCGYEDNYPSQLVLPQVLFGALPARGRLPVTVSPTLKAGLGIQTADLQRLRYATPESEGMDSRVLSQIDNVTLEMAAYAAAPGCQVIVAKNGAVVFDKSYGYQTYDKKSPIDESTLYDLASVTKVAGTLQAVMYLKDQGKLNLDAKLVEYLPELRGTNKQNMTVRDVLLHQAGLKPGIPTWERTVSKGGLKPTFYASARTGDFPNEVAPGTYSIKTADDSVWTWIQRSTLLPKVKGKYPVEYSDLSFIILKHVAEKILQQPIEQFLQKTFYQPLGLGTMTFNPLQHFPQACIAPTENDTYYRHMQLQGTVHDQSAAMVGGVSGHAGLFSNANDLAILMQMNLQNGQYGGKRYFQTPVVTDFAKSQTANNRRGLGWDHGTPEKAEGPTSNLSPASTFGHTGFTGTCVWLDPENKILYIFLSNRVYPDAGNNKLRQYNIRTRIHDVIYKSLLKT, from the coding sequence ATGCTCAAGGATTTTCGGATTAGACTCTTACTGCTTTTACTGGCCGTTACGGGTCTACTAATCTCTTCCTCCGCCCCCAACGACAAAGGTGAACGGCCTATTACGGCGGCCGAGCAAAACTGGGTTGACAGCGTGATGAACACGCTCACACCCGACCAGCGCATCGGCCAGCTGTTCATGGTGGCGGCGTATTCTAATAAGGATAAGAAGCACGCTCAGCACATCGACGACCTAGTTCGTAATTACCATATCGGTGGACTTATGTTTTTGCAGGGTGGCCCGCGGCGGCAGGCTATCCTCACCAACCGCTACCAGGCAGAAGCCAAAGTGCCACTGCTCATCGCCCTCGATGCAGAGTGGGGTCTCGACATGCGCCTCGACAGCTCCATGCACTTTGCCAAGGAGATGACCCTAGGAGCTACTGACGACGACCAGTACGTGTATCAGATGGGTCGCGAAATTGCGCTCAAGATGAAGACCTTGGGCGTACAGGTGAGCTTCTCCCCCGTCATCGACGTCAACTCCAATCCTGCGAACCCGGTAATTGGAAACCGTTCTTTTGGCGAGAATAAAGATCAGGTCTCAAAGCTAGGGGTTGCCTACATCAAGGGGCTGCAAGACCACGGGATTATCGCCGTCGCCAAACACTTTCCGGGTCACGGTGATACCGATATTGATTCGCACGTCTCGCTGCCGGTCATTAATACCGACATGGCGCGGTTTACCAACATTGATCTTTACCCCTTCCAACAGTCGTTTGAGGCTGGCGTGATGGGGGTGATGGTGGCGCACCTTTATATGCCACTCTTCGACACGGTGCGTACCCAAGCCACCACGCTGTCGAGGAATCTGGTGACTGGTCTGCTGAAGGAAAAAATGGCATATAAGGGCTTGGTTTTCACCGATGCACTTAATATGCGTAGCGTTGCCAACCTCTACAAACCCGGCGAAGTAGATGCCATGGCGCTGGTGGCCGGCAACGACGTACTGCTGTTTTCGGAGGACGTGCCGATTGCCCAACAGAAAATTCGGGAAGCTATTACTACCGGCCGCATCACGCAGGAAGAAATCGACTTCCGGGTACGCAAGATTTTGCGGGCGAAATATTGGGCAGGGCTAAACCACTATCGTCCGGTAGATCTGCCGAATTTGATGCAGAACCTGAACCGGCCGCTTAGCCGCACGGTACAGCAGCAGATCTACGAGCACGCTGTAACGGTAGCCAAGAACGAGGATAAGCTTCTTCCCTTCACGCGTTTGGACACCCTGCGCATTGCGGCCGTCACTATCGGTTCGCCCGTCGGTAGTACCTACGGCGACATGATGAATAAGTACCAGGCAGGGCCCGTGTACTCCGTCCCGAATCGCTACGCTGTTGATTCTACTTTTGCGCGCATTGCCACCCAGCTAGCTCCCTACAATACGGTGGTAGTAAGCTTGCACAACATGAATAACACGCCGACCCACAGCTACGGCATTGGGGAAGGCGCCTTGAAGTTCTTACAGCAGCTCCAGGCCAACAAGCGCATCAAAACCGTGGTGGTAGCCATGGGTAACGCGTACTCCCTGAAATACTTAGAAGGCGCCCGCACTTTGGTTTGTGGCTACGAAGACAATTACCCGTCGCAATTAGTATTGCCACAGGTATTGTTTGGTGCCCTACCCGCCCGTGGCCGCTTACCCGTAACGGTGTCGCCTACACTAAAAGCAGGACTAGGTATTCAAACCGCTGACTTGCAACGCCTGCGCTATGCTACGCCCGAGAGCGAGGGCATGGACTCCAGAGTGCTGAGCCAGATCGACAACGTGACGCTTGAAATGGCAGCGTATGCGGCCGCACCTGGTTGCCAGGTGATCGTAGCGAAGAACGGCGCCGTCGTATTCGACAAGAGCTACGGCTATCAAACGTACGACAAGAAAAGCCCCATCGACGAAAGCACGCTCTACGACCTAGCTTCCGTCACTAAAGTAGCAGGAACCCTACAAGCGGTCATGTACTTAAAGGACCAGGGTAAGCTGAACCTTGATGCTAAACTGGTGGAGTACCTGCCTGAACTGCGCGGTACTAACAAGCAGAATATGACCGTGCGCGACGTGCTGCTGCATCAAGCAGGCCTCAAGCCCGGCATCCCGACCTGGGAGCGCACCGTGAGCAAAGGGGGGCTTAAGCCGACCTTCTACGCCAGTGCCCGCACGGGCGACTTCCCCAACGAAGTAGCACCTGGCACTTACAGCATCAAAACTGCCGACGACTCTGTCTGGACGTGGATTCAGCGCTCAACGCTGCTGCCCAAGGTCAAAGGCAAGTACCCAGTAGAATACAGCGACCTGAGCTTTATCATTCTGAAGCACGTGGCCGAAAAGATTCTGCAACAGCCCATTGAGCAGTTTCTGCAGAAAACCTTTTACCAGCCCCTAGGTCTGGGCACTATGACTTTCAACCCGTTGCAGCACTTTCCACAAGCATGCATCGCGCCCACGGAAAACGACACGTATTACCGGCACATGCAGCTACAAGGCACCGTGCACGACCAGAGCGCGGCTATGGTGGGCGGGGTCAGCGGGCACGCGGGCTTGTTTTCAAACGCCAATGATCTAGCCATTCTGATGCAGATGAATCTGCAAAACGGGCAGTATGGGGGAAAGCGCTACTTCCAGACGCCGGTCGTAACGGACTTTGCAAAGTCGCAGACGGCCAATAACCGCCGCGGCCTAGGCTGGGACCATGGCACGCCTGAAAAGGCAGAAGGTCCCACTTCTAACCTATCTCCAGCGAGCACCTTTGGTCATACGGGCTTCACTGGCACCTGCGTGTGGCTCGATCCTGAAAACAAAATCCTCTACATCTTTCTTTCCAATCGGGTGTACCCCGATGCGGGCAACAATAAGTTGCGACAATACAACATCCGCACGCGCATCCATGACGTGATTTATAAGTCTTTACTCAAGACCTGA
- the bshA gene encoding N-acetyl-alpha-D-glucosaminyl L-malate synthase BshA, whose amino-acid sequence MNIGIVCYPTFGGSGVVATELGKALALRGHRVHFITYSQPVRLDFFNENLFYHEVYVPPYPLFQFPPYELALASKMVDIVQNERLDVLHVHYAIPHASSAYMAKQILRTKGISVPFITTLHGTDITLVGKDASYEPVVTFSINQSDGVTSVSADLKAETYQHFAIEKDIEVIPNFIDLTRFKKQNKGHFRAAIAPQNEKLLVHTSNFRSVKRVDDVISIFAGVREQIPAKLLLVGDGPDRQRIEKVVRELEHSNDVRFLGKLEAVEEVLSVADLFLMPSEKESFGLAALEAMSCEVPVVSTNAGGIPELNVDGVTGSISAIGDVKDMVQKALFILQDDNLPRFKAAARARAEEFDVEKIVPLYEACYHKAIASQLAVV is encoded by the coding sequence ATGAACATCGGTATTGTTTGTTATCCCACCTTCGGCGGCTCCGGCGTTGTTGCTACCGAGCTAGGTAAAGCTCTAGCTCTGCGCGGCCACCGCGTGCACTTCATCACGTACAGCCAACCCGTACGCCTCGACTTTTTCAACGAGAACCTCTTCTACCACGAGGTGTATGTGCCGCCTTATCCACTCTTCCAATTTCCTCCGTATGAGCTAGCCCTAGCCTCCAAGATGGTCGATATCGTGCAGAACGAAAGGCTCGACGTGTTGCACGTGCACTATGCTATTCCGCATGCTTCGTCGGCGTACATGGCCAAACAGATTCTGCGGACTAAAGGCATTAGTGTACCGTTCATCACCACGCTGCACGGCACCGATATTACGCTGGTGGGCAAGGATGCTAGCTATGAGCCGGTTGTTACCTTCAGCATCAACCAGAGCGACGGGGTGACGTCCGTTTCGGCTGACCTAAAGGCCGAGACGTACCAGCATTTCGCCATCGAAAAAGATATCGAGGTCATCCCTAACTTCATTGACCTGACGCGCTTTAAGAAGCAAAACAAAGGGCACTTCCGGGCTGCTATTGCGCCCCAGAACGAAAAGCTGCTGGTGCATACGTCCAACTTCCGCTCGGTGAAGCGCGTGGATGACGTTATCAGCATCTTCGCCGGTGTGCGGGAGCAGATTCCCGCTAAGCTTCTGCTGGTCGGCGACGGGCCAGATCGTCAGCGCATTGAGAAAGTGGTGCGGGAGCTAGAACACAGCAATGATGTCCGCTTCCTAGGTAAGCTTGAAGCCGTGGAAGAAGTACTCAGTGTGGCCGACTTATTCCTGATGCCTTCGGAAAAGGAAAGCTTTGGCCTAGCTGCTCTAGAAGCTATGTCGTGCGAAGTGCCCGTGGTCAGCACCAACGCAGGCGGTATTCCTGAGCTGAACGTTGACGGCGTAACCGGCAGCATCAGCGCCATCGGTGACGTGAAAGACATGGTCCAGAAAGCCTTATTCATCCTACAGGATGATAACCTACCTAGGTTTAAAGCCGCCGCTCGCGCCCGCGCCGAGGAATTTGATGTTGAGAAGATTGTACCGCTCTACGAAGCGTGTTACCACAAAGCCATTGCTAGCCAACTAGCTGTGGTTTAA
- a CDS encoding iron-sulfur cluster assembly accessory protein, producing MATAVSTKLAPISLTPRALEEVKNILTEKNVPAEYGLRVGVQGGGCSGLSYLLGFDKAKEQDEVFDLDGVLLIMDKKHAMYVMGMEVDFQDGLNARGFVFNNPQAKSTCGCGSSFSA from the coding sequence ATGGCAACAGCCGTTTCCACCAAGCTTGCTCCTATCAGCCTTACTCCTCGTGCTTTGGAGGAGGTTAAGAATATTCTCACCGAGAAAAACGTACCGGCCGAATACGGCTTGCGCGTAGGCGTACAGGGCGGCGGTTGCTCGGGCCTGAGCTACCTGCTAGGCTTCGACAAAGCCAAGGAGCAGGATGAAGTTTTCGACCTCGACGGGGTACTACTCATCATGGATAAGAAGCACGCCATGTACGTTATGGGCATGGAGGTTGACTTCCAGGATGGTCTGAACGCTCGTGGTTTCGTCTTCAACAATCCGCAAGCGAAAAGTACCTGCGGCTGCGGCTCGTCGTTCTCGGCGTAA
- a CDS encoding DUF2071 domain-containing protein, which yields MATKTTFLTTNWRYLLLANYAVDASVLRRHLPAGVELDDWNGTHYASMVGLLFEDTRMLGIPFPWHRDFAEVNLRFYVRRKTAAGWKQGVVFVKEIVSKPAIVLVANTLYQEKYVALPMRHRIEARPNGELALDYNWKIKGEWNYLRGTAAATAGPIPEDSEAEFLAENYWGFTRRSAKRTSEYEVVHPRWVVRPVSDYTFHCNVAALYGPEFVETLQQEPRSVFMADGSAVKIMSGEKVL from the coding sequence ATGGCAACGAAAACCACTTTCCTCACAACCAACTGGCGCTACCTGCTGCTAGCTAATTATGCAGTTGACGCGAGCGTGCTGCGGCGGCACCTGCCCGCCGGCGTAGAGCTAGACGACTGGAACGGTACGCACTACGCTAGCATGGTTGGGCTACTATTTGAGGATACTCGCATGCTAGGTATCCCTTTTCCCTGGCACCGTGATTTTGCCGAAGTGAACCTGCGTTTCTACGTGCGTCGCAAAACGGCGGCCGGTTGGAAGCAAGGCGTCGTGTTTGTGAAGGAAATTGTGTCGAAGCCTGCTATTGTGCTGGTCGCTAATACACTATATCAGGAAAAGTACGTGGCCTTGCCCATGCGCCACCGCATAGAAGCTAGGCCTAATGGCGAATTAGCGTTAGACTACAACTGGAAGATAAAAGGGGAGTGGAACTACCTGCGCGGCACAGCAGCAGCCACCGCCGGGCCTATCCCTGAAGATAGCGAAGCAGAGTTCTTGGCCGAAAATTACTGGGGCTTCACACGGCGCAGTGCCAAGCGGACCTCAGAGTACGAGGTGGTGCACCCGCGCTGGGTGGTTCGCCCCGTTTCCGATTATACATTTCACTGCAACGTAGCGGCGCTTTATGGCCCTGAGTTCGTCGAAACTTTGCAGCAGGAACCTAGGTCGGTGTTTATGGCCGATGGCTCTGCGGTGAAGATTATGAGCGGCGAAAAAGTATTGTAA
- a CDS encoding ChaN family lipoprotein — protein sequence MIRKLFLLPFLFALLSFTAADRPAYRLFTAVGKSADYDQMLKELAQADVVLFGEQHNDPIAHWLELQLAKDLAQRKAGQLVLGMEMFERDVQPLVEQYNVGELDDKAFEEQSRPWPNYATDYKPLLQLAKQQKLRVVSTNVPRRYASQVAKGSLTSLDALPTSEKAWIAPLPVTVDYELPGYKNMQAMFGGDGAHGAGVQNIIQAQALKDATMAYFIRQSRQPGQLMLHFNGSYHSDNHDGIVWYLKQADPKLKILTVSTVAQEQLGKLDKENEQKADYVLVVPADMTKTY from the coding sequence ATGATTCGCAAGCTTTTTCTGTTGCCCTTCTTGTTTGCTTTGCTCAGCTTTACCGCCGCCGACCGGCCTGCTTACCGCCTCTTCACCGCCGTTGGTAAGTCCGCCGACTACGACCAAATGCTTAAGGAGCTAGCCCAAGCTGACGTCGTTTTGTTTGGTGAGCAGCACAACGACCCTATTGCGCATTGGCTAGAGCTTCAGCTGGCCAAAGACCTAGCTCAACGCAAAGCCGGTCAGCTGGTGCTCGGTATGGAGATGTTTGAGCGCGACGTACAACCGCTGGTGGAGCAATACAACGTGGGCGAGCTGGATGACAAGGCTTTCGAGGAACAAAGTCGCCCCTGGCCCAACTATGCCACCGATTATAAACCGTTACTCCAGCTAGCCAAGCAGCAAAAGCTGCGCGTAGTGAGTACCAATGTGCCGCGCCGTTATGCCTCGCAAGTTGCCAAAGGAAGCCTTACCTCTCTCGACGCGCTACCCACCAGCGAGAAGGCTTGGATAGCGCCGCTGCCCGTTACGGTTGATTACGAACTGCCAGGCTACAAGAACATGCAAGCAATGTTCGGCGGGGATGGTGCACACGGCGCGGGCGTGCAAAACATCATCCAGGCGCAAGCCTTGAAAGATGCAACCATGGCTTATTTCATTCGCCAGAGCCGGCAGCCCGGTCAACTAATGCTCCACTTCAACGGCAGCTACCACTCCGACAACCACGACGGCATCGTGTGGTATCTCAAGCAAGCTGACCCGAAACTGAAGATTCTAACTGTGTCGACGGTGGCACAGGAACAGCTGGGGAAGCTAGATAAGGAAAACGAGCAAAAAGCCGACTACGTACTAGTGGTTCCGGCCGATATGACCAAGACGTACTAA